A stretch of Bordetella genomosp. 13 DNA encodes these proteins:
- a CDS encoding site-specific DNA-methyltransferase: MSKQKLELTWIGKEKRPKLEPRILLEDPEKSYHATHRVSDGDIFDNRLIFGDNLLALKALEQEFSGKVKCIYIDPPFNTQQAFEHYDDGYEHSIWLGLIRDRAESLRRLLSDDGTMFVHIDDNELGYLIALLDEVFGRANRVSVVTFKQGSATGHKAINPGVVSTTNFILIYAKNKSLWTPNRVFTARAERDKRYGQFIENYEEPFSRWRFVTLASAFAMNLGMPERGLKKTFGDLYEEQLSEFVMKNAERVVRLARPDYNAVSSEAREMIDRSKARSGEVLLLERESHSNMYFVNGERILFYSDKLKFIDGKYVAGEPLTSLWDDILSNNLHNEGGINFPKGKKPEGLIKRCLDLATKPGDIVLDSFAGSGTTGAVAHKMGRRWIMVELGEHCHSHVIPRLKKVIDGEDPAGVTAAMSWKGGGGFRYYRLAPSLIVNDRWGNPVINPEYNAAQLAEALAKLEGFAYAPSETHWWQHGHSSERDFIYVTTQNLSAEQLQALSDEVGPERSLLVCCAAFHGVTAARAAERWPNLTLKKIPKMVLARCHWGRDDYSLNVINLPMAEIEKTEAAATVDSSKKIKNKNKNAALANAGQGGLFGENE, encoded by the coding sequence ATGAGCAAACAAAAACTAGAACTTACCTGGATCGGGAAGGAGAAGCGGCCCAAGCTGGAGCCCCGCATCCTGCTCGAAGACCCCGAGAAGTCATATCACGCCACGCATCGCGTGTCGGATGGCGACATCTTCGACAACCGGCTGATCTTCGGCGACAACCTGCTGGCGCTCAAGGCGCTGGAGCAGGAGTTCTCAGGCAAGGTGAAGTGCATCTACATCGACCCGCCCTTTAATACGCAACAGGCATTTGAGCACTACGACGATGGATACGAGCACTCCATTTGGCTTGGACTCATTCGCGATCGCGCCGAATCTCTTCGGCGATTGCTGTCCGATGACGGAACGATGTTTGTGCACATCGACGATAACGAGCTCGGATACCTGATCGCGTTGTTGGACGAAGTGTTCGGGCGGGCGAATCGGGTTTCAGTGGTGACCTTCAAGCAAGGATCAGCTACCGGCCACAAGGCAATCAATCCAGGCGTTGTGAGCACCACTAACTTCATTCTGATCTACGCAAAGAATAAATCGTTGTGGACGCCCAATCGAGTCTTCACGGCCCGTGCAGAGCGGGACAAGCGCTATGGGCAATTCATCGAAAACTACGAAGAGCCCTTCTCTCGTTGGCGATTTGTCACGCTTGCTAGCGCGTTCGCAATGAATCTCGGTATGCCGGAACGCGGCCTCAAGAAGACCTTTGGGGATCTGTACGAGGAGCAGCTTTCCGAGTTTGTGATGAAGAATGCGGAGCGTGTAGTTCGTCTCGCACGGCCAGACTACAACGCCGTTAGCAGTGAAGCGCGGGAGATGATTGACAGATCGAAGGCTCGATCCGGCGAAGTCTTGCTGCTAGAACGCGAATCTCATTCGAATATGTACTTCGTCAATGGAGAGCGAATCCTCTTCTACTCGGATAAGCTCAAGTTCATTGACGGGAAGTACGTGGCTGGTGAGCCTTTGACCAGCCTATGGGATGACATTCTCTCCAATAATCTCCACAACGAAGGTGGGATCAACTTCCCAAAAGGAAAAAAGCCCGAGGGGCTTATCAAGCGATGTCTTGATCTGGCAACCAAGCCTGGCGACATCGTTCTTGATTCTTTTGCTGGCTCTGGAACGACTGGGGCAGTCGCCCACAAAATGGGGCGTCGCTGGATCATGGTGGAGTTGGGCGAGCATTGTCACTCCCACGTGATTCCCCGCCTGAAGAAGGTGATCGATGGCGAAGACCCGGCAGGTGTCACTGCAGCGATGAGCTGGAAAGGCGGCGGCGGCTTCCGCTATTACCGCCTTGCCCCCAGCCTGATCGTCAACGACCGCTGGGGCAACCCGGTCATCAATCCAGAATACAACGCTGCGCAACTGGCCGAGGCGCTGGCCAAGCTGGAAGGCTTTGCCTACGCTCCGTCGGAAACGCACTGGTGGCAGCACGGCCACTCCAGCGAGCGCGATTTCATCTACGTCACCACGCAGAACCTGTCCGCTGAGCAGTTGCAGGCGCTGTCCGATGAAGTCGGCCCGGAGCGGAGCCTGCTGGTGTGCTGCGCCGCTTTCCACGGAGTCACGGCGGCCAGAGCGGCAGAGCGCTGGCCGAACCTGACGCTGAAGAAGATCCCGAAGATGGTGCTGGCCCGCTGCCATTGGGGCCGTGACGACTACAGCCTGAATGTGATCAACCTACCAATGGCGGAGATTGAGAAGACCGAGGCTGCGGCCACGGTCGATAGCAGCAAGAAGATCAAGAACAAGAACAAGAATGCGGCCCTCGCCAACGCGGGACAGGGCGGCCTGTTTGGGGAGAACGAATAA
- a CDS encoding DEAD/DEAH box helicase, giving the protein MSTRVLHAVTGRLSLRLPQAESLIKLARALDAAPELLGHERDVSAILSTLKAEFSTLEDFEREFPSLCFALATGVGKTRLMGAFIAYLHLAHGINNFFVLAPNLTIYNKLITDFTRNTPKYVFKGIAEFAQQPPLIITGDNYDQTGAAVGDQSMGFAHDVRINIFNISKINSEVRGGKEPRIKRMREVLGDSYFNHLASLSDLVLLMDESHRYRASAGVRAINELKPLFGLEVTATPFVESSRGPVPFKNVVIDYPLARAMEDGFVKEPAVVTQRNFDAKAHTPEEIEKTKLEDGVRLHETTKVELLTYARENGVKPVKPFMLVIARDTTHAAQLLALLESGAFYEGRYQGKVIQVDSSRTGAEEEEMITRLLAVESVDEPTEIVIHVNMLKEGWDVTNLYTIVPLRAANARTLIEQSIGRGLRLPYGKRTGVASVDRLNIVAHDKFQEIIDEANRGDSPIRLKQVILDAPSADDKKVSVQVESGAAARLGLTDTPVVQTGPSGVANGATATAAPAPVFTTEAEKQAARVVMDVIGKYEIRRDLVPTSSALLRPEVQKEILAEVTERLKPLQGELLAGADESVPALDLSAVVAKTTEIVVQQTIDIPRIAVVPTGEVTTGFHAFKLDLSQLHLQPGQREIVGQMLRTNEQFTLAAEVGLREQRPEDYIVHALVDFDDIDYFTHADLLYDLAGQMVQHLRGYLSEDEAISVLDRDRRLIAREIHAQMMAHFWEEATEYEVQVSRGFTELKPCNYTATAGQTAHHFRETVTETSRIKQMLFGGFARCLYPLQKFDSDTERRFAIILERDATKWLKPAKGQFQIYYKLGAEQPEYIPDFVAETDATIFMVETKARADINTQEVQVKAAAAMRWCKHASDHAANVGTKPWKYLLVPHDEVSESKRLADYLRFEVKT; this is encoded by the coding sequence ATGAGCACCCGCGTCCTGCACGCCGTTACCGGCCGTCTGTCTCTCCGCCTGCCCCAGGCCGAGTCCCTTATCAAGCTCGCTCGCGCGCTCGATGCTGCGCCTGAGCTATTGGGTCACGAGCGCGATGTCTCGGCCATTCTGTCCACGTTGAAGGCCGAGTTCAGCACGCTGGAGGACTTCGAGCGCGAGTTCCCGTCGCTGTGTTTCGCGCTGGCCACGGGCGTGGGCAAGACGCGCCTGATGGGAGCCTTCATCGCCTACTTGCATCTTGCGCACGGCATCAACAACTTCTTCGTGCTGGCGCCCAACCTGACGATCTACAACAAGCTCATCACGGACTTCACGCGCAACACGCCGAAATACGTGTTCAAGGGTATCGCCGAATTCGCGCAGCAACCGCCGCTGATCATCACCGGCGACAACTACGACCAGACCGGTGCAGCGGTAGGCGATCAATCGATGGGCTTCGCCCACGACGTGCGCATCAACATCTTCAACATTTCCAAGATCAACTCCGAGGTACGCGGAGGCAAAGAGCCCCGCATCAAGCGCATGCGGGAGGTGCTTGGCGACAGCTACTTCAACCACCTGGCTAGCCTGTCTGACCTGGTGCTGCTGATGGACGAATCGCACCGCTACCGGGCCAGCGCCGGCGTGCGCGCCATCAACGAACTCAAGCCGCTGTTCGGTCTGGAGGTGACAGCGACGCCCTTCGTCGAGTCCAGCCGAGGTCCTGTGCCGTTCAAGAACGTGGTGATCGACTACCCGCTGGCGCGGGCGATGGAGGATGGCTTCGTCAAGGAGCCTGCCGTGGTCACACAGCGCAACTTCGACGCCAAGGCCCACACGCCCGAGGAGATCGAGAAGACCAAACTGGAAGACGGCGTGCGCTTGCACGAGACGACCAAGGTCGAGCTGCTCACCTACGCCCGCGAGAACGGCGTCAAGCCGGTCAAGCCCTTCATGCTCGTCATCGCTCGCGATACCACGCACGCGGCGCAACTCTTGGCGCTTCTGGAGTCGGGAGCCTTCTACGAGGGGCGCTACCAGGGCAAGGTGATTCAGGTCGATTCCAGCCGCACCGGCGCGGAGGAAGAAGAGATGATCACGCGCCTGCTGGCCGTGGAGAGCGTGGACGAGCCGACCGAGATCGTGATTCACGTCAACATGCTCAAGGAGGGCTGGGACGTGACCAACCTCTACACCATCGTTCCACTGCGCGCGGCGAATGCCCGCACGCTGATCGAACAGTCCATCGGACGTGGCCTGCGACTGCCCTACGGCAAGCGCACGGGCGTCGCGTCGGTGGATCGCTTGAACATCGTCGCGCACGACAAGTTCCAGGAGATCATCGACGAGGCCAACCGAGGCGACTCGCCGATTCGCCTGAAGCAGGTCATCCTCGATGCACCGAGCGCCGACGATAAGAAGGTTAGCGTGCAGGTCGAGTCGGGGGCAGCGGCTCGCCTCGGTTTGACGGACACGCCGGTCGTGCAGACGGGCCCATCAGGTGTCGCCAATGGAGCGACAGCCACCGCCGCGCCGGCCCCGGTGTTCACCACCGAGGCGGAAAAGCAGGCCGCGCGCGTGGTCATGGACGTCATTGGCAAGTACGAGATCAGGCGCGATCTGGTGCCTACCAGCAGCGCGCTGCTGAGACCCGAGGTGCAGAAGGAAATCCTGGCGGAGGTGACGGAGCGGTTGAAACCCCTACAAGGCGAATTGCTGGCGGGCGCGGATGAATCAGTCCCCGCACTTGACTTGTCCGCTGTGGTGGCGAAGACCACCGAGATCGTGGTGCAGCAGACCATCGACATCCCGCGCATCGCGGTGGTGCCAACTGGCGAGGTCACGACGGGCTTCCACGCCTTCAAGTTGGACCTGAGCCAGCTCCATCTCCAGCCTGGCCAGCGTGAGATCGTCGGTCAGATGCTGCGCACGAACGAGCAGTTCACCCTGGCCGCCGAAGTCGGGCTGCGGGAACAGCGCCCGGAGGACTACATCGTCCACGCCCTGGTGGACTTCGACGACATTGACTACTTCACCCACGCCGATTTGCTCTACGACCTCGCGGGCCAGATGGTGCAACACTTGCGCGGCTATCTGTCCGAGGACGAGGCCATCAGCGTCCTCGATCGTGACCGCCGCTTGATCGCACGGGAAATCCACGCGCAGATGATGGCCCACTTCTGGGAGGAGGCGACTGAGTACGAGGTTCAGGTCAGTCGCGGCTTCACTGAACTCAAGCCTTGCAACTACACCGCCACGGCAGGCCAGACGGCCCACCACTTCCGGGAGACCGTGACCGAGACCAGTCGCATCAAGCAGATGCTCTTCGGTGGCTTCGCGCGTTGTCTGTACCCGCTGCAGAAGTTCGACTCGGATACCGAACGGCGCTTCGCCATCATCCTGGAGCGCGACGCGACGAAGTGGCTCAAGCCCGCGAAGGGGCAGTTCCAGATCTACTACAAGCTCGGCGCCGAGCAGCCGGAATACATCCCCGACTTCGTGGCCGAGACGGACGCGACCATCTTCATGGTGGAGACGAAGGCACGTGCCGACATCAACACGCAGGAGGTTCAGGTCAAGGCCGCTGCCGCCATGCGGTGGTGCAAGCACGCTTCCGATCACGCGGCGAACGTTGGCACCAAGCCCTGGAAGTACCTGCTGGTGCCTCATGACGAAGTCAGCGAGTCGAAACGGCTCGCGGATTACCTGCGCTTTGAGGTCAAGACGTAG
- a CDS encoding AAA family ATPase produces the protein MQKPAAPQKTVLETILDWSKDRPLWQRDALRRIIANGRLTDADIGELVDLCKQGKAVPVGALKAVPLEKAHLPANPGQIAAVSLLSIADATGVNNLAAGQTLGFEPDGITIIYGDNGAGKSGYARILKRACRARHAGKIEPNVYADQPPKRVGANIAYGVGGVPQPVEQWQNGANPHATLSAVSVFDSDCASVHIREKNEVAFRPFGLDVPDELAAACQAVKDALAAEQNQLEKARNPIFAAPTWKATTAVGKALAALNANTDAKKIEALAALSADESARLERLREDLSKNPTKAAAEQTVKADNVMRLITAVNSVEARTTDEELLAAAALARDARSKRDAARLAAEKAFTGEPLAGVGGETWRVLWDSARRYSTEIAYPGQPFPPSAEDAHCMLCQQPLKAEARARMARFEDFIQEDTEQLAREAEKAAQTARQTIAAGAIGTRAVKASLDELGLQNQLLQQQTRRFIAAARLRRHVLLKALGGNGEVQLPPVPLSPLPDLGQLQTTVRSYAAELRKSADADERKKLEADFAELSDRALLAGMLPVVTDEIQRLKTIRFLTECAGDTATNTITKMGNDIADTVITPRLRDRFQEEIVRLAASKVRVEIVRSGGKYGSPQYQVRLFAKPDAKVHEILSEGEKTCVALAAFMTELATAMHRSALVFDDPVSSLDHRWRGQVAKRLVEEAENRQVIVFTHDLVFVNDLNDHATKTGRAVRLTTLSRGAAGAGMVADGLPWKAQSVEDRIDKLEKAARAAKLLHDNNQEDEYAVEVAKLYNSLRATWERGLEDIAFVRVIQRHRDYINARDLKKVSALTEADCDAFAAGFKKCCDIVDAHDPSSGRNAVPPPPADLFQDIQALKNWAASLRDRQKKIA, from the coding sequence ATGCAGAAACCCGCCGCACCGCAAAAGACCGTCCTGGAAACGATTCTGGACTGGTCAAAGGATCGTCCACTCTGGCAGCGTGACGCCCTGCGCCGCATCATCGCAAACGGCCGTCTGACGGACGCCGATATCGGCGAACTCGTGGACCTTTGCAAACAGGGCAAAGCTGTACCCGTAGGCGCGCTGAAAGCGGTACCGCTGGAGAAGGCCCACCTTCCGGCCAACCCCGGTCAGATCGCTGCGGTATCGCTTCTGTCGATCGCCGACGCGACCGGCGTGAACAACCTTGCCGCCGGCCAGACCCTCGGCTTCGAGCCGGATGGAATTACGATCATCTACGGCGACAACGGTGCGGGCAAGTCCGGCTATGCACGCATCCTGAAGCGCGCATGTCGTGCAAGGCATGCCGGAAAAATCGAACCCAATGTGTATGCCGATCAGCCCCCGAAGCGCGTCGGCGCGAACATCGCGTACGGGGTCGGCGGTGTGCCGCAGCCGGTCGAGCAGTGGCAGAACGGCGCAAATCCGCATGCAACGCTGTCTGCAGTGAGCGTGTTCGATAGCGACTGCGCCTCAGTGCATATCCGCGAGAAGAACGAAGTTGCATTCCGGCCCTTTGGTCTGGACGTACCGGATGAGCTTGCTGCAGCCTGTCAGGCGGTGAAGGATGCCCTCGCAGCTGAACAGAATCAGCTTGAGAAGGCCCGCAATCCGATCTTTGCGGCGCCGACTTGGAAGGCCACCACGGCCGTGGGGAAGGCGCTTGCCGCGCTGAACGCCAACACAGACGCAAAGAAGATCGAAGCCCTGGCGGCGCTCTCGGCAGACGAAAGCGCCCGTCTTGAGCGTCTGCGGGAAGACTTGTCGAAGAATCCGACCAAGGCAGCGGCGGAACAGACCGTCAAAGCCGACAACGTCATGCGGCTGATTACCGCGGTGAACAGCGTTGAAGCCAGAACCACCGATGAGGAGCTTCTGGCAGCCGCTGCCCTCGCCAGGGACGCACGGTCGAAACGGGACGCTGCACGTCTTGCCGCGGAGAAGGCCTTCACGGGCGAACCCCTTGCCGGGGTCGGCGGCGAGACATGGCGGGTGCTTTGGGATTCCGCCCGCCGCTACTCGACGGAGATCGCATACCCCGGACAGCCGTTTCCGCCGTCGGCCGAAGACGCGCATTGCATGCTTTGCCAGCAGCCATTGAAAGCTGAGGCACGTGCACGGATGGCGCGCTTTGAGGATTTCATCCAGGAGGACACGGAACAGCTGGCACGCGAGGCAGAGAAGGCGGCTCAGACCGCACGTCAGACCATAGCTGCCGGGGCAATCGGCACGCGGGCGGTGAAGGCCAGTCTCGACGAGCTGGGCCTCCAGAATCAGCTGCTGCAGCAGCAGACGCGCCGCTTCATCGCCGCAGCCCGGCTGCGGCGCCACGTTCTGCTCAAAGCCTTGGGCGGAAACGGCGAGGTACAGCTTCCGCCCGTTCCACTGTCGCCGCTGCCCGATCTCGGCCAGCTTCAGACCACGGTCCGCAGCTACGCCGCCGAGCTGCGCAAATCCGCTGACGCGGATGAACGCAAGAAGCTCGAAGCCGATTTCGCCGAGCTGAGCGACCGGGCACTGCTCGCCGGCATGCTGCCGGTCGTCACTGACGAAATCCAGCGGCTGAAGACCATCCGGTTTCTGACCGAGTGTGCGGGCGACACGGCGACGAACACTATCACCAAGATGGGCAATGACATTGCCGACACCGTGATTACGCCTCGGCTGCGCGACAGATTTCAGGAAGAGATCGTCAGGCTTGCGGCCTCGAAGGTTCGCGTCGAAATCGTGCGCTCCGGCGGCAAGTACGGCTCACCGCAGTATCAGGTGCGCCTCTTCGCAAAGCCGGATGCCAAGGTCCACGAAATCCTGAGCGAAGGGGAAAAGACCTGCGTGGCGCTGGCCGCCTTCATGACCGAGCTTGCCACCGCGATGCACCGCTCTGCTCTGGTCTTCGATGACCCGGTGTCCTCGTTGGACCATCGCTGGCGTGGGCAGGTGGCCAAGCGTCTCGTGGAAGAAGCGGAGAACCGTCAGGTCATCGTCTTCACGCATGATCTGGTGTTCGTGAACGATCTGAATGACCACGCGACGAAGACCGGGCGGGCAGTGCGGCTCACGACGCTCAGTCGTGGCGCCGCGGGAGCCGGTATGGTAGCCGACGGCCTGCCCTGGAAGGCCCAGAGCGTCGAAGATCGCATCGACAAGCTGGAGAAGGCTGCACGTGCGGCAAAGCTGCTGCATGACAACAACCAGGAAGACGAGTACGCGGTCGAGGTGGCAAAGCTCTACAACTCGCTGCGCGCCACATGGGAGCGCGGCCTGGAGGACATCGCTTTCGTCCGCGTTATTCAACGCCATAGGGACTACATCAACGCCAGGGACCTGAAGAAGGTCAGTGCGCTCACCGAGGCTGACTGCGATGCTTTTGCCGCCGGATTCAAGAAGTGCTGCGACATTGTTGACGCACACGATCCATCCAGCGGTAGGAATGCCGTGCCGCCACCACCTGCTGATCTTTTTCAGGACATCCAGGCTTTGAAGAACTGGGCCGCGTCTCTGCGAGACAGGCAGAAGAAGATTGCTTGA
- a CDS encoding TIGR03747 family integrating conjugative element membrane protein, producing the protein MSDPAVAAQRQQQRQQGLIAGLVTLPFRFFGVLCGALLLCILIECVGMHFFWPDQGWRHAQGMLHYELDQLSTHFTRSALVQEPGRTAHRLVEEGYDWLFVKSGLLDWIHDASAQASAGSHRPTKDFRYYIGLVYVNVESYLIAAAYTTLVFLVRLLVLCLTLPLFLMAAFVGLVDGLVRRDVRRFGAGRESGFIYHRARASLIPLAVLPWVTYLALPVSVNPLLILLPSAALLGVAVCIAAATFKKYL; encoded by the coding sequence ATGAGCGACCCGGCCGTCGCGGCACAGCGCCAGCAGCAACGACAGCAGGGGCTGATCGCCGGCCTGGTCACGTTGCCGTTCCGCTTCTTCGGCGTGCTGTGCGGCGCGCTGCTGCTGTGCATCCTGATCGAATGCGTCGGCATGCACTTCTTCTGGCCCGATCAGGGCTGGCGTCACGCCCAGGGCATGCTGCACTACGAGCTGGATCAGCTCTCCACGCATTTCACGCGCAGCGCGCTGGTGCAGGAGCCGGGGCGCACCGCGCACCGGCTGGTCGAGGAGGGCTACGACTGGCTGTTCGTGAAAAGCGGCCTGCTGGACTGGATACACGACGCCTCGGCGCAGGCCAGCGCCGGCAGCCATCGCCCGACCAAGGATTTCCGCTACTACATCGGCCTGGTCTACGTGAACGTGGAGAGCTACCTGATCGCGGCGGCCTACACGACGCTGGTCTTCCTCGTGCGGCTGCTGGTGCTTTGCCTGACCCTGCCGCTGTTCCTGATGGCCGCCTTCGTCGGGCTGGTGGACGGCCTGGTGCGCCGGGATGTGCGCCGCTTCGGCGCGGGCCGCGAATCGGGGTTCATCTATCACCGCGCCAGGGCCAGCCTGATCCCGCTGGCCGTGCTGCCGTGGGTGACTTACCTCGCACTGCCGGTCAGCGTGAACCCGCTGCTGATCCTGCTGCCCAGCGCCGCATTGCTCGGCGTGGCGGTGTGCATTGCGGCGGCGACGTTCAAGAAATATCTGTAG